A region of the Dyadobacter sp. CECT 9275 genome:
AGATAAATACGCCGGTTAACCCCGCTTTGATATAGCATTTAACCGGGATCCCCATTGTAACAATTTTACCTCTTCTCAATTCAAAAAAACTAAAAGAAATACGGCTCAGTGGAAAGGATGATACTTTTGGGGCACCAACTGTGCTGGATATGTGTTACAGAATTATAGCGGGAAAATTTGTAACTTTATACTTTTCAAATATTGCATATCCAGCCGGTAAATAATTACAGTTGATATTTAATGCATTTAACACCACTATCCCGTTAACATTTATTAATTTCGCGCAAACTTACCAAATAAACTTCTGCATGTCGTTCCTTCTGAGTATAGTAATGCCCGCCTACAATGAGCAGGATTGTATAGAAAAAGTAGTACATAGCTGGACAAGTTTCTTACAAAGAAAATTTCCCAACGATAATACAACACTTATAGTAATTAATGACGGGTCGAAAGACAATACGAAGGTACTTTTGGATAAATTAAAAACCGAGGTATCCAATCTGACTGTGATCCATCAGAAAAATGGCGGCCACGGCAATGCGGTTGTGAACGGCTACCGTACCGCTCTGAAACTTGACTCACAATACGTTTTTCAGACAGATAGTGACGATCAGTTTATTTCGGACGACTTTGATAAACTCTGGGAAAAACGCGATAAATCACAGTTTATCCTGGGATACAGGCAGGTACGCCACGATGCCAGTGTGCGCCTGTTTATCACGAAGTTTCTTAGAGGTACCATTTCTGCAGTTTATGGCACTTTTATCATGGACAGCAACATACCTTTCAGGCTCATTAAAGGTAGTTTTCTTAAAAAACTGATGGACCAGTTGCCTGATCCTGAACCATTTGCACCTAATATTTTCCTGGCTGTGATGGCAAAAAAATCTGGACAGGAAACATTTGATATCCCCATTACCCACAAAGACCGTGAAACGGGCGAGGTATCCATCGTGAAATGGAATTTGTGGAAAGTATGTATTCGTAGCTTCAAAGAATTGTTACGGTTCCGTCTGGAGCTTAATCAAAAAGTGAAAGCGATCCGTGCATAAACAGTAGGCCTGTGACGAAAAAAAAAATAATATTTATCCTGCTGGCAGTTGTAATTGTGCTGGCAGGATATTTTGCATTTAAGTGGTTCAGAGGGTCAGGGGCTTCCTGGAAATTTATCCCTTCCAGTGCGATTGTGGTCATCACGAGTGAACATTTGCAGGATTCGTCTTATCTGGCCACTGAGGTCGGCCTAGATCTTAAAAGACTTCCCCTGGTGGACATAGCGAGCGATAACCTGTCTTTGCTCAACCTGCTCACCCGAGACCAGAAAAAACTTTACAGCTTCCTGAATAACAAGCAGATATCTTATTCCTATCACCCGCGTACCGCAACAGAATGGGGTGTAATTCTTTACATACCTGTCAATGGTGAGGAAGAAGCCAAATGGCTGGCCAGTCCGGGTCACAGTAATATAAAGGTGTTACATCATAGCTTCCAGGATAACCGGATTACGGATATCAACGATACCAACTCCCGTCCGCTATTCTCCTATATTGTTAAAGACCAGTACCTTATAGCGAGCTACTACGGCGACCTGATCGAAGACGTGATCAGGACCTCTTCCATCAGCATTCAGAAATTTGAATTAAAGTCACGGTTTTCCAAAATCGACGATACTTCGTACGGTACAAGCATTTATCTGAAGGCGGATGCATGGAAATCTGTCATACCGGATGTGGCTGGAAACCATTACTCCGAATTTGCCAGGAGCCTCCCGGCTCTGCAGGATTTCCATATTGGTGACGACAAAGACAATACAGGATTAACCATCCGTTCGGACGGCTCGGCCACACCGGACCATTACCTGGCCAAAATGCTCGCTGATGGCCCAGGCTCAAAATTCACCGGCCACAAGCATATTTCCCAGCAAACCTCGCTGCTATACAGATACGCTGCGGCAGACAAGGAAACATTTCATGATAATTTTGCCTCGTGGCATCAAAAGTACAAGTCGCCCGCCTGGGACAAGCTCTATTATTACATCGGGAAGGAAAGTGAATTGTTTCTTGACAATTTCGGGGCAGAACTGATCCTCTGTCAGCAAGAGGAAAACAACAGTA
Encoded here:
- a CDS encoding glycosyltransferase family 2 protein — protein: MSFLLSIVMPAYNEQDCIEKVVHSWTSFLQRKFPNDNTTLIVINDGSKDNTKVLLDKLKTEVSNLTVIHQKNGGHGNAVVNGYRTALKLDSQYVFQTDSDDQFISDDFDKLWEKRDKSQFILGYRQVRHDASVRLFITKFLRGTISAVYGTFIMDSNIPFRLIKGSFLKKLMDQLPDPEPFAPNIFLAVMAKKSGQETFDIPITHKDRETGEVSIVKWNLWKVCIRSFKELLRFRLELNQKVKAIRA